One genomic region from Lentisphaera araneosa HTCC2155 encodes:
- a CDS encoding TRAP transporter large permease, which yields MEIGLLLGIFAVLLFIGFPIAFSLGISTMTYLIMADIPLTILPQRFYAGMDSFVLLCIPGFILAGNLMNAGDITNKIIKFSDALFGHIRGGLGLANVGGSMIFGGISGTAIADTTSIGAVMIPGMAKRGYDKPFAAAVTAASSTVGPIIPPSVPMIIVGSLTSISVGKMFLAGAIPGLLLGAAMLATTYIISIMKNYPKGEKFSFKRLLLEGKAAFWALLLVVIILYGIIGGIFTPTEASIVASLYALFVGLFVYKTLSFKKLPIILLDTVLGTAALMTLVGMANVFAWILASENIPQMLANGILSITDNPILVILFINILLLFVGSFMETIAALIILFPSLLKVAEGVGMDPVHFGVMAVLNLMIGLTTPPVGVCLFVASEIAETPLKKVIKALFPYLACNLIVLLLVAYIPQISLWLPSLFK from the coding sequence ATGGAAATTGGATTACTACTAGGGATTTTTGCCGTATTGCTTTTTATTGGCTTTCCCATTGCTTTTTCATTAGGTATATCCACAATGACCTACCTTATTATGGCTGATATACCCCTCACCATTTTACCTCAACGTTTTTATGCGGGTATGGACTCTTTTGTACTCCTTTGTATACCCGGATTTATCCTTGCAGGGAATTTGATGAATGCGGGTGATATAACTAATAAAATAATTAAATTCAGTGATGCCTTATTTGGGCATATACGCGGAGGCCTCGGCCTCGCCAATGTCGGCGGCTCCATGATCTTTGGCGGTATTTCAGGCACGGCGATTGCCGACACGACTAGTATTGGGGCAGTGATGATCCCAGGTATGGCTAAGCGTGGTTACGATAAGCCTTTCGCGGCTGCGGTTACGGCTGCATCATCTACTGTAGGACCGATTATTCCTCCAAGTGTGCCGATGATTATCGTGGGTTCTTTGACTAGTATTTCAGTGGGAAAAATGTTCTTGGCGGGAGCGATCCCCGGTTTGTTGCTTGGTGCTGCGATGCTCGCAACGACCTACATTATTTCCATTATGAAAAATTATCCCAAGGGAGAGAAGTTTAGCTTTAAGCGCCTCCTACTGGAAGGAAAGGCCGCTTTTTGGGCACTGCTTCTCGTGGTGATAATTCTTTACGGCATCATCGGCGGGATCTTTACGCCTACGGAGGCCTCGATTGTAGCGTCTCTTTATGCTTTGTTTGTGGGTTTATTTGTGTACAAGACACTGAGTTTTAAAAAGCTCCCGATAATTTTACTTGATACGGTTTTGGGAACCGCGGCCTTAATGACCTTGGTGGGCATGGCGAATGTTTTTGCGTGGATTCTCGCCAGTGAAAATATTCCTCAAATGCTCGCTAATGGAATTTTATCAATAACTGATAATCCCATTTTGGTGATCCTCTTTATCAATATTCTCTTGCTTTTTGTTGGGAGTTTTATGGAGACAATTGCGGCACTTATTATTCTTTTTCCTTCACTCTTAAAAGTAGCCGAGGGCGTAGGAATGGATCCAGTTCACTTTGGTGTGATGGCGGTGCTCAACCTAATGATTGGTTTAACTACACCTCCGGTAGGTGTTTGTCTCTTTGTTGCTTCTGAAATAGCCGAGACACCGCTGAAAAAAGTGATCAAGGCTTTATTTCCTTATTTAGCCTGTAACTTAATTGTTCTGTTGTTGGTGGCCTACATACCACAGATTTCGCTGTGGTTACCAAGTTTGTTTAAGTAA
- a CDS encoding TRAP transporter small permease, with protein sequence MKKSKTKTCKALVDGILKCLQLFFNSLAVLCLGGIIFVVLFQIIARYALPQAPVWTEELSRFLFIFSIVFASATVIIKGRHVNLELFHHRLSKKGTLICNLFFNFLLTGFSVIIIPFAWKYTQVGSRQTSPAMTVNMSLIFSSTVIFFGLVALCTILLILRDALSLMIKEEV encoded by the coding sequence TTGAAAAAATCAAAAACTAAAACTTGTAAAGCCTTAGTGGATGGCATTTTAAAATGTCTGCAGCTTTTCTTCAATAGCCTCGCTGTTTTGTGCTTAGGCGGCATCATTTTTGTGGTCTTATTTCAAATTATTGCGCGCTACGCTTTACCACAAGCGCCCGTGTGGACGGAAGAGTTGTCGCGCTTTCTTTTTATCTTCTCAATTGTCTTTGCATCGGCTACGGTGATCATTAAGGGACGTCATGTGAACCTGGAATTATTTCATCATCGTTTATCGAAAAAAGGCACTTTGATTTGCAATTTGTTTTTTAATTTTTTACTGACGGGTTTCAGTGTCATTATTATTCCTTTTGCCTGGAAGTACACTCAAGTAGGCAGTCGCCAAACATCACCAGCCATGACAGTGAATATGAGTCTCATTTTTTCGTCGACAGTTATTTTCTTTGGCCTCGTCGCTCTTTGTACCATCCTATTAATTTTGAGAGATGCTTTATCACTCATGATCAAAGAGGAGGTTTAA